The Micropterus dolomieu isolate WLL.071019.BEF.003 ecotype Adirondacks unplaced genomic scaffold, ASM2129224v1 contig_14292, whole genome shotgun sequence genome includes the window TGATGCCCTTGAATGTGGCTTATTTCCAGAGCAGATTCAGAATATTTCTGCAGAAGTAGACAGGCTACAGTTTGAAACgaaataaaaacatgctgaGCTGGGGCTGTTTGTTCTAGCTTCACCAATGGAAACGTTAATATGTTTCGGTTGGAAAGCAGAACAATCATTTcagtctttttgttgttttaaataaatcacttgTTCCAAACTGTGTTTTGGAGTAATCCAAGTAGCCAGCtgaaagtaatcagattacttgtTTCGTCTCCCTGCAGTACACGGTCTGTCCTTAGAGGCCCATACCGAGTCCAAATCTCCCGAGCTCTTCACGGACGAGTCTCCGGACGCAGAGGGAGACCCGGCGCGCAGCGCGTCGCAGAAGAGCCGCAGCAGGAAGCGGCGGGTGCTCTTCTCCAAAGCGCAGACCTTGGAGCTGGAGCGCCGCTTCCGGCAGCAGCGCTACCTCTCCGCCCCGGAGAGGGAACACCTGGCCGGGCTGATCCGCCTCACCCCGAACCAGGTGAAGATCTGGTTCCAGAACCACCGCTACAAGATGAAGCGGGCCAGGGTCGAGCACAGCTTGGAGGCGCTGCAGCTGCTGCCGGCCCGTCGGGTCGCCATCCCGGTTCTGGTGCGGGACGGGAAGCCCTGCGACCGAATCATAGCGGGGGACCTGGAGACGACTCTAAGGTCCGGTCTGAGCCTGCCTCTGTGTGCCTATTCCCCGCTGCTGCATCCCGCTTATGGCCCGGGGCACCCCGGGATGCCGCAGCAGCACGCAGGAGTGCAGCAGCTGGCGCACATGTACCACTGGAGCTGGTGAAGCTCGAGACAAACTTTCATGGATACAATTCATAAGACGTCCACGTTACAACCTGGTGTTCGCcttaaaattattgtttttcttcGCAGAATCGGCTCTtttttgaatggagtttggtaaATATCAGGATCTGTATTTCACAGAAAGATAATAAAGGATATGTCTTGAAAcaaggcaaaacaaaacacggCACATGAGAAAATTTAAATCTTAAAGTTGAAGCACAAGTACTTCTATTCTATCAATTTTCCCTGTCGGTTTCTGTTTTCAACCTTTCATCCAGATTGTAGGACATTTACTCCTGTAATGGCGAAATTCCCTAAAAAAAGATCTTTTTCATATCTGGCACAACCTGGAGAAgttgctgtttttcatttttatcacaCAAAAGCTTTTCCCCTCTTCTGACGCGCAAAACGTCTAAAACTACAGAGCTTGTTGTTTAATAcgtgaaagaaaaagaatgaagTGGAACTGATGGTCAAACAGATCAAACCAAACgttttcctgttgttgttgttgttgttatcgttgtgtttttctgcaaaAGTGTCACTTTTATCTCGCGACTGTTTCCGTGAGTTTTATAAATCTATTTATATGTTGACCGGTGAGTTGTTTTGTAATAAGCTGGATATTTATGATGGTGAATAAAAGTTGAAGCAGGTGTGAGTGA containing:
- the LOC123966811 gene encoding homeobox protein Nkx-2.2a-like, yielding MSFGTNIKAGFSVRDILDLPNPNARCGSGTEETEEDETEEASAEVSGSENASLCERGSFGRWSRGSGNLHFSLHGLSLEAHTESKSPELFTDESPDAEGDPARSASQKSRSRKRRVLFSKAQTLELERRFRQQRYLSAPEREHLAGLIRLTPNQVKIWFQNHRYKMKRARVEHSLEALQLLPARRVAIPVLVRDGKPCDRIIAGDLETTLRSGLSLPLCAYSPLLHPAYGPGHPGMPQQHAGVQQLAHMYHWSW